The nucleotide window GATTATCTACCGCCGCTGCGGCACTGCTGGCGGGGCCGTTTGCTGGGTCAGCACCACGCGGCGGCCGGTCATGGTTTCGAGCATGGGCCGCAGAATCTGCTCGGCGTTCTGCGTCGTCTGGGCCAGGATGCCTGACTGCAGGGCCGCCCGCTGCACGTTTTTCTCGGCGTACTTGTAGCCTTCATCGACCAGCTCGGCGTCGTTGAAAAACGAGTTCTGGGTACTGTACACCCGGCTCTGGCTGTGGTCGACCTGCCAGGTGCAGAGCTCAGCCGCGGGCAGGGCCACGCGCACCACCGAGTCGCCCTCGAATACCACGTCCTGGGGCTTCACCTTGCGCAAGTCCAGGCAGCCGATGGCGTTGCCGGCTACAATCAGGGCTACTTTCGAGTCGGGCAGAAACCGGTAGGTGCTCTTGCGGTACTCCACCACATCCTTAAACTGGTAGCGCACCAGCTCCAGGCGGCCCAGGGCCTCAATCTTGGTCAGAACCGTGTTGTGAGTAACCGTAATGCGGGGCTCGGGCGTCAGCGGGTTGCCGAAATCGAACAGGCTGGGCTGAACTTTCTTCCACAGAAACCACCCCAAAGCCACCAGAAACAACAGAGGTACGAGGCAGCGAAGCAAACGAACGAGAGGCGGCATAGGCAGAAAAGGGCGGAACGGGTAGTTGGAAAACAGTACGGCTGAGGTTGTCTTTTGGCTGCCCAAGTTAGCGGGCCGTCGGCCACCAGGCGCTGCGTGACCCAAACCGCTGCCGGAAGCCCTGCCAGCCCTGTAGCCCCCCGGTGTGCACCGCCGCCACCGTGCTGCCGGCCGCAAAATGTCCCTGCCGAATCAAATCCAGCACGGCGTAGAGCAGCTTGCCGGTATAGACCGGGTCGAGCAACACGCCGTGCCGGGCCTGAAACTCCTGGATAAAGCCCAGCAGCTCGGCCGAGAAGTGGGCATAGCCGCCGAAGTGGTAGTCGGTGCGCAGCTCCCAGTTAGCATACTGCCGGCCTGCAGTTGCCTGGGTCAGCGCGTTGATTTCGTCTTGCAGGAAGCTTCCGTTCTTGAGAACGGCCACTCCCATAGCCTGGTGCTGCCCGTTCAGGCCCGTGAGCAGGCCGGCCAGGGTGCCGCCCGTACCGCAGGCCACGCAGAGCGTGTCGAAGCTGGTGTGGGCGGCCAGCTCCGAAACCAGCTCGGCGCAGCCCGGCAGGGCCAGGGTGTTGGTGCCTCCCTCGGGCAGCACGTAGGCCGGGCCGGTCTGGGCCAGCAGTTCGGCCAGCACCGCCGGCTCGTGCTTGCGGCGGTAGGTTTCCCGGTCGAGGTAGCGCAGGTGCATTCCGTCGGCCGCGGCCCGGGCCAGGGTGGGGTTTAACGGCAGGGTTTCTTCCCCGCGAATCAGGCCGATGGTGCGGAAGCTTTGCAGCTGGCCAGCGGCGGCCACGGCAGCAATGTGGTTGGAAAACGCTCCGCCAAAAGTTAGGAGCGTATCGTGGCCCTGCTTCCGGGCAGCCTGCAGGTTGTACTTGAGCTTACGCCACTTGTTACCGGGCAGCTCTGGGTGCGTCAGGTCGTCGCGCACCAGCAGCAGCCGCACGCCGTGCTGGGTTGCTACCGGCTCCTGAAGTTCCTGAATAAGCATGGGAAGTAATCACAATCTGGCTGTCATCCTGAGCCCCGCGAAGGACCTGCCTCACCTGAGTGACAAGGATAATTAAATGTAGAAAGCCCTTTACCGTAGCAACGATAAAGGGCTTTCTACAGTGAAAAGCGTTTAGCTGAAC belongs to Hymenobacter cellulosilyticus and includes:
- a CDS encoding DUF4230 domain-containing protein, which translates into the protein MPPLVRLLRCLVPLLFLVALGWFLWKKVQPSLFDFGNPLTPEPRITVTHNTVLTKIEALGRLELVRYQFKDVVEYRKSTYRFLPDSKVALIVAGNAIGCLDLRKVKPQDVVFEGDSVVRVALPAAELCTWQVDHSQSRVYSTQNSFFNDAELVDEGYKYAEKNVQRAALQSGILAQTTQNAEQILRPMLETMTGRRVVLTQQTAPPAVPQRR
- a CDS encoding 1-aminocyclopropane-1-carboxylate deaminase/D-cysteine desulfhydrase; protein product: MLIQELQEPVATQHGVRLLLVRDDLTHPELPGNKWRKLKYNLQAARKQGHDTLLTFGGAFSNHIAAVAAAGQLQSFRTIGLIRGEETLPLNPTLARAAADGMHLRYLDRETYRRKHEPAVLAELLAQTGPAYVLPEGGTNTLALPGCAELVSELAAHTSFDTLCVACGTGGTLAGLLTGLNGQHQAMGVAVLKNGSFLQDEINALTQATAGRQYANWELRTDYHFGGYAHFSAELLGFIQEFQARHGVLLDPVYTGKLLYAVLDLIRQGHFAAGSTVAAVHTGGLQGWQGFRQRFGSRSAWWPTAR